A stretch of the Streptomyces sp. NBC_01428 genome encodes the following:
- the mmpB gene encoding morphogenic membrane protein MmpB yields MLWSDPENEPPKELRDMQTMLRRLGVLMALAMVVAMIVLGVR; encoded by the coding sequence ATGCTGTGGTCCGACCCGGAGAACGAGCCGCCCAAGGAGCTCCGCGACATGCAGACCATGTTGCGGCGCCTGGGGGTTCTCATGGCGCTGGCCATGGTGGTCGCGATGATCGTGCTGGGGGTGCGCTGA
- a CDS encoding Maf family protein — translation MTDQPRRRLVLASQSPARLNLLRQAGLAPEVIVSGVDEDAVTAPTPAELARALAEAKASVVAARPEVQGALVIGCDSVLDLDGEALGKPADAEEATARWKAMRGRAGTLQTGHCVWDTASKRWVSATASTVVRFGEPTDAEVAAYVASGEPLYVAGAFTLDGRSAPFIEGIDGDHGNVIGISLPLVRKLLAELGVGITELWAP, via the coding sequence ATGACCGATCAGCCGCGCCGCCGTCTCGTGCTCGCTTCGCAGTCCCCCGCCCGGCTCAACCTGCTGCGGCAGGCCGGACTCGCCCCCGAGGTGATCGTGAGCGGGGTCGACGAGGACGCCGTCACCGCGCCCACCCCCGCCGAACTCGCCCGCGCGCTGGCCGAGGCGAAGGCCTCCGTCGTGGCGGCCCGCCCGGAGGTCCAGGGCGCGCTGGTGATCGGCTGCGACTCGGTGCTGGACCTGGACGGCGAGGCGCTCGGCAAGCCCGCCGACGCCGAGGAGGCGACGGCCCGCTGGAAGGCGATGCGCGGCCGGGCGGGCACGCTCCAGACGGGGCACTGCGTCTGGGACACGGCGAGCAAGCGCTGGGTGTCCGCCACGGCGTCCACGGTCGTCCGCTTCGGCGAGCCGACGGACGCGGAAGTCGCCGCGTACGTCGCGTCGGGCGAACCCCTGTACGTGGCGGGCGCGTTCACGCTCGACGGCCGGTCGGCCCCCTTCATCGAGGGCATCGACGGCGACCACGGCAACGTGATCGGCATCTCGCTGCCGCTGGTGCGCAAGCTGCTCGCCGAACTGGGCGTGGGCATCACGGAGTTGTGGGCACCGTAG